A window from Oncorhynchus mykiss isolate Arlee chromosome 9, USDA_OmykA_1.1, whole genome shotgun sequence encodes these proteins:
- the slx1b gene encoding structure-specific endonuclease subunit SLX1 isoform X5, translating to MKMCTPNGYLPVTRAGANNTPRQALQFEWAWQNPHSSRRLSHVTRRSKKESSLQFHWRVVSNMLRVMPWSRLPLTTRWLKQEYRMDFEPGLQPPLHIPLAFGSIRARKQKPKDVEEEQEEKGADICLLCQGTVKSADKMTCFHPLCHMTSHLICLAKHFLTGEAAHLLPVEGECPGCRHSVLWGSLIRHKNGCYGDLEKNTTSSQNHWTDELQF from the exons ATGAAGATGTGCACGCCAAATGGTTACCTACCTGTCACCAGGGCAGGTGCCAACAACACCCCCAGACAGGCACTCCAG TTTGAATGGGCATGGCAGAATCCCCACTCCTCCCGACGCCTGTCCCACGTCACCCGGCGCTCAAAGAAGGAATCCAGCCTGCAGTTCCACTGGCGTGTGGTGTCCAACATGTTGCGGGTGATGCCGTGGAGCCGCCTGCCCCTCACCACCCGCTGGCTCAAGCAGGAGTACAGGATGGACTTTGAGCCTGGCCTTCAGCCGCCGCTGCACATCCCTTTGGCCTTCGGCAGCATCAGGGCCAGGAAACAGAAACCGAAGGATGTGGAAGAGGAACAAGAGGAGAAGGGTGCAGATATATGCCTCCTTTGTCAGGGGACTGTTAAG TCTGCAGATAAGATGACCTGCTTCCATCCCTTATGTCACATGACCAGCCACCTGATTTGCTTAGCCAAACACTTTCTGACGGGTGAGGCCGCACATCTCCTTCCTGTGGAGGGGGAGTGTCCCGGTTGCCGTCACTCAGTACTGTGGGGGAGTCTGATTCGCCACAAGAATGGCTGTTACGGAGACCTGGAGAAGAACACAACCTCATCCCAA AACCATTGGACAGATGAACTGCAGTTCTAA
- the slx1b gene encoding structure-specific endonuclease subunit SLX1 isoform X4, protein MYIYYGLGGREFIRGVHAVLHQSQIQGSYLHWFHCESRASYRTAQRRATPRWSQEDQWKGTLFEWAWQNPHSSRRLSHVTRRSKKESSLQFHWRVVSNMLRVMPWSRLPLTTRWLKQEYRMDFEPGLQPPLHIPLAFGSIRARKQKPKDVEEEQEEKGADICLLCQGTVKSADKMTCFHPLCHMTSHLICLAKHFLTGEAAHLLPVEGECPGCRHSVLWGSLIRHKNGCYGDLEKNTTSSQNHWTDELQF, encoded by the exons ATGTACATCTACTATGGTCTTGGAGGTAGAGAGTTTATTCGGGGTGTACATGCTGTATTGCACCAATCCCAAATTCAAGGGTCGTATCTACATTGGTTTCACTGTGAATCCAGAGCGTCGTATAGGACAGCACAACGCCGGGCGACACCGAGGTGGAGCCAAGAGGACCAGTGGAAGGGGACCTTG TTTGAATGGGCATGGCAGAATCCCCACTCCTCCCGACGCCTGTCCCACGTCACCCGGCGCTCAAAGAAGGAATCCAGCCTGCAGTTCCACTGGCGTGTGGTGTCCAACATGTTGCGGGTGATGCCGTGGAGCCGCCTGCCCCTCACCACCCGCTGGCTCAAGCAGGAGTACAGGATGGACTTTGAGCCTGGCCTTCAGCCGCCGCTGCACATCCCTTTGGCCTTCGGCAGCATCAGGGCCAGGAAACAGAAACCGAAGGATGTGGAAGAGGAACAAGAGGAGAAGGGTGCAGATATATGCCTCCTTTGTCAGGGGACTGTTAAG TCTGCAGATAAGATGACCTGCTTCCATCCCTTATGTCACATGACCAGCCACCTGATTTGCTTAGCCAAACACTTTCTGACGGGTGAGGCCGCACATCTCCTTCCTGTGGAGGGGGAGTGTCCCGGTTGCCGTCACTCAGTACTGTGGGGGAGTCTGATTCGCCACAAGAATGGCTGTTACGGAGACCTGGAGAAGAACACAACCTCATCCCAA AACCATTGGACAGATGAACTGCAGTTCTAA
- the slx1b gene encoding structure-specific endonuclease subunit SLX1 isoform X1: protein MVLEVESLFGVYMLYCTNPKFKGRIYIGFTVNPERRIGQHNAGRHRGGAKRTSGRGPWEMVLIIHGFPSDIAALRFEWAWQNPHSSRRLSHVTRRSKKESSLQFHWRVVSNMLRVMPWSRLPLTTRWLKQEYRMDFEPGLQPPLHIPLAFGSIRARKQKPKDVEEEQEEKGADICLLCQGTVKSADKMTCFHPLCHMTSHLICLAKHFLTGEAAHLLPVEGECPGCRHSVLWGSLIRHKNGCYGDLEKNTTSSQNHWTDELQF, encoded by the exons ATGGTCTTGGAGGTAGAGAGTTTATTCGGGGTGTACATGCTGTATTGCACCAATCCCAAATTCAAGGGTCGTATCTACATTGGTTTCACTGTGAATCCAGAGCGTCGTATAGGACAGCACAACGCCGGGCGACACCGAGGTGGAGCCAAGAGGACCAGTGGAAGGGGACCTTG GGAGATGGTTCTCATCATTCATGGCTTCCCCTCTGACATAGCTGCTTTGAGG TTTGAATGGGCATGGCAGAATCCCCACTCCTCCCGACGCCTGTCCCACGTCACCCGGCGCTCAAAGAAGGAATCCAGCCTGCAGTTCCACTGGCGTGTGGTGTCCAACATGTTGCGGGTGATGCCGTGGAGCCGCCTGCCCCTCACCACCCGCTGGCTCAAGCAGGAGTACAGGATGGACTTTGAGCCTGGCCTTCAGCCGCCGCTGCACATCCCTTTGGCCTTCGGCAGCATCAGGGCCAGGAAACAGAAACCGAAGGATGTGGAAGAGGAACAAGAGGAGAAGGGTGCAGATATATGCCTCCTTTGTCAGGGGACTGTTAAG TCTGCAGATAAGATGACCTGCTTCCATCCCTTATGTCACATGACCAGCCACCTGATTTGCTTAGCCAAACACTTTCTGACGGGTGAGGCCGCACATCTCCTTCCTGTGGAGGGGGAGTGTCCCGGTTGCCGTCACTCAGTACTGTGGGGGAGTCTGATTCGCCACAAGAATGGCTGTTACGGAGACCTGGAGAAGAACACAACCTCATCCCAA AACCATTGGACAGATGAACTGCAGTTCTAA
- the LOC110531922 gene encoding uncharacterized protein LOC110531922: MEVVAETGVIADSSASSQPAGDVNEERGSLFDVTFLDHDFPGAETETPTRKTYQEFQPKALGVSQITLGVFVLNSVYVSVANRLDQRNEEVTRAIGSLSAIVAGSVAIAAQSLHVPTLKACLGTQLATCLMAMFNVVVVGGKLSDTHLVPDCWLFTDYNNTHHHITCDKLMNSVYPFYVEWFLVHATLLGISVTLTIYSCKLLRFCSPAAPSMPVVTAYTSPAQ, encoded by the exons ATGGAAG TTGTTGCTGAAACTGGGGTTATTGCGGACTCATCCGCCAGTTCACAACCTGCCGGCGACGTGAATGAAGAGAGAGGTTCCCTCTTCGATGTTACATTTCTGGACCACGACTTTCCAGGTGCTGAGACTGAGACCCCGACCCGCAAGACCTACCAGGAGTTCCAGCCCAAAGCACTGGGG GTCTCTCAGATCACTTTGGGTGTGTTTGTGCTCAACTCAGTTTATGTCAGTGTAGCCAACCGATTGGAtcagagaaatgaagaagtaaccAGGGCGATAGGCTCCCTGTCT GCGATAGTGGCGGGAAGTGTGGCCATAGCAGCACAGAGTCTTCATGTTCCCACA CTGAAGGCGTGTCTGGGGACACAGCTGGCTACCTGCCTTATGGCCATGTTCAACGTGGTCGTCGTAGGAGGAAAGCTGTCTGACACCCACTTAGTGCCAGACTGCTGGCTTTTCACTGattacaacaacacacatcatcacatcacctGCGACAAGCTGATG AATTCAGTGTATCCATTCTATGTCGAGTGGTTCCTCGTGCACGCAACTCTCCTCGGCATTTCTGTCACCCTGACTATCTACAGCTGCAAGCTGCTCCGCTTCTGCTCCCCTGCAGCACCCAGCATG CCTGTGGTCACTGCATATACTAGCCCTGCTCAGTGA
- the slx1b gene encoding structure-specific endonuclease subunit SLX1 isoform X3, which yields MYIYYGLGGREFIRGVHAVLHQSQIQGSYLHWFHCESRASYRTAQRRATPRWSQEDQWKGTLVTNRTNFEWAWQNPHSSRRLSHVTRRSKKESSLQFHWRVVSNMLRVMPWSRLPLTTRWLKQEYRMDFEPGLQPPLHIPLAFGSIRARKQKPKDVEEEQEEKGADICLLCQGTVKSADKMTCFHPLCHMTSHLICLAKHFLTGEAAHLLPVEGECPGCRHSVLWGSLIRHKNGCYGDLEKNTTSSQNHWTDELQF from the exons ATGTACATCTACTATGGTCTTGGAGGTAGAGAGTTTATTCGGGGTGTACATGCTGTATTGCACCAATCCCAAATTCAAGGGTCGTATCTACATTGGTTTCACTGTGAATCCAGAGCGTCGTATAGGACAGCACAACGCCGGGCGACACCGAGGTGGAGCCAAGAGGACCAGTGGAAGGGGACCTTGGtaactaacagaactaat TTTGAATGGGCATGGCAGAATCCCCACTCCTCCCGACGCCTGTCCCACGTCACCCGGCGCTCAAAGAAGGAATCCAGCCTGCAGTTCCACTGGCGTGTGGTGTCCAACATGTTGCGGGTGATGCCGTGGAGCCGCCTGCCCCTCACCACCCGCTGGCTCAAGCAGGAGTACAGGATGGACTTTGAGCCTGGCCTTCAGCCGCCGCTGCACATCCCTTTGGCCTTCGGCAGCATCAGGGCCAGGAAACAGAAACCGAAGGATGTGGAAGAGGAACAAGAGGAGAAGGGTGCAGATATATGCCTCCTTTGTCAGGGGACTGTTAAG TCTGCAGATAAGATGACCTGCTTCCATCCCTTATGTCACATGACCAGCCACCTGATTTGCTTAGCCAAACACTTTCTGACGGGTGAGGCCGCACATCTCCTTCCTGTGGAGGGGGAGTGTCCCGGTTGCCGTCACTCAGTACTGTGGGGGAGTCTGATTCGCCACAAGAATGGCTGTTACGGAGACCTGGAGAAGAACACAACCTCATCCCAA AACCATTGGACAGATGAACTGCAGTTCTAA
- the slx1b gene encoding structure-specific endonuclease subunit SLX1 isoform X2, with translation MPRASTYKRRIGQHNAGRHRGGAKRTSGRGPWEMVLIIHGFPSDIAALRFEWAWQNPHSSRRLSHVTRRSKKESSLQFHWRVVSNMLRVMPWSRLPLTTRWLKQEYRMDFEPGLQPPLHIPLAFGSIRARKQKPKDVEEEQEEKGADICLLCQGTVKSADKMTCFHPLCHMTSHLICLAKHFLTGEAAHLLPVEGECPGCRHSVLWGSLIRHKNGCYGDLEKNTTSSQNHWTDELQF, from the exons ATGCCACGTGCATCCACTTATA AGCGTCGTATAGGACAGCACAACGCCGGGCGACACCGAGGTGGAGCCAAGAGGACCAGTGGAAGGGGACCTTG GGAGATGGTTCTCATCATTCATGGCTTCCCCTCTGACATAGCTGCTTTGAGG TTTGAATGGGCATGGCAGAATCCCCACTCCTCCCGACGCCTGTCCCACGTCACCCGGCGCTCAAAGAAGGAATCCAGCCTGCAGTTCCACTGGCGTGTGGTGTCCAACATGTTGCGGGTGATGCCGTGGAGCCGCCTGCCCCTCACCACCCGCTGGCTCAAGCAGGAGTACAGGATGGACTTTGAGCCTGGCCTTCAGCCGCCGCTGCACATCCCTTTGGCCTTCGGCAGCATCAGGGCCAGGAAACAGAAACCGAAGGATGTGGAAGAGGAACAAGAGGAGAAGGGTGCAGATATATGCCTCCTTTGTCAGGGGACTGTTAAG TCTGCAGATAAGATGACCTGCTTCCATCCCTTATGTCACATGACCAGCCACCTGATTTGCTTAGCCAAACACTTTCTGACGGGTGAGGCCGCACATCTCCTTCCTGTGGAGGGGGAGTGTCCCGGTTGCCGTCACTCAGTACTGTGGGGGAGTCTGATTCGCCACAAGAATGGCTGTTACGGAGACCTGGAGAAGAACACAACCTCATCCCAA AACCATTGGACAGATGAACTGCAGTTCTAA